From Gimesia panareensis, the proteins below share one genomic window:
- a CDS encoding DUF2231 domain-containing protein has product MNAAHLHLMTVHVPVVGCWGLFVLLLLSAWFRDERLFKISCWLLLSVLLFATGAYFSGPPAYELLQEQYQIDKETVEFHAVLARSCLLAMVVLSMIVGNALIQGFQGENVPRWQRTLIIVGTLALAGFWTVAAHWGGRIRHPEIQFQTAGPIEAAKPEQEPVSD; this is encoded by the coding sequence ATGAATGCGGCTCATCTGCATCTGATGACCGTCCATGTCCCGGTGGTCGGCTGCTGGGGGCTGTTCGTACTGTTACTGCTCTCCGCCTGGTTTCGCGATGAACGGCTGTTTAAGATCAGCTGCTGGCTGCTGCTATCAGTACTGTTGTTCGCCACCGGAGCTTATTTTTCCGGGCCCCCTGCCTATGAACTGTTACAGGAACAATACCAGATCGATAAGGAGACCGTAGAATTTCATGCGGTTCTCGCACGTTCCTGCCTGCTGGCAATGGTCGTGTTGTCGATGATCGTCGGGAATGCACTGATTCAGGGCTTCCAGGGAGAAAATGTACCTCGCTGGCAACGCACCCTCATTATCGTCGGCACATTAGCCCTCGCGGGCTTCTGGACGGTCGCCGCTCACTGGGGGGGCAGAATCCGACACCCCGAAATTCAGTTCCAGACAGCGGGTCCCATCGAAGCGGCCAAGCCGGAACAGGAACCGGTGAGCGACTGA
- the argB gene encoding acetylglutamate kinase, with amino-acid sequence MEDAVRKAAVLIEALSWIRRFRGRYVVIKLGGSALEEEAAVKSFLTDVIFMRTVGMYPILVHGGGKAISKAMSEAGIEPHFVHGRRYTDEKTLEIATSVLANEISESLAQEIRAQGAHAEPLHFGTRNCLRGEQLTLKAGDGTPIDLGHVGYVTDIDQGLLAEVCQADAIPVIPSVALDASGQKLNVNADTAAAALARILKAEKLVFLSDVPGIFLDRHDPGTLVSHLETERCRALIEDGTIDSGMVPKVDAALEALASGVGKVHIVDARLPHSILLEIYSDKGIGTEIVK; translated from the coding sequence GTGGAAGATGCCGTTCGAAAAGCTGCCGTCCTGATTGAGGCCTTAAGCTGGATCAGAAGATTTCGAGGACGTTATGTCGTCATCAAACTGGGGGGGAGTGCACTTGAAGAAGAGGCAGCCGTTAAAAGTTTTTTGACCGATGTCATCTTCATGCGAACAGTGGGCATGTATCCGATTCTGGTCCATGGCGGCGGAAAAGCAATCAGCAAAGCCATGAGTGAGGCGGGAATCGAGCCACACTTCGTACATGGACGCCGCTATACCGATGAAAAAACGCTGGAAATCGCCACTAGTGTCCTGGCAAATGAGATCAGCGAGTCTCTGGCTCAGGAGATTCGAGCTCAGGGAGCCCATGCGGAACCGCTTCATTTTGGCACACGCAACTGCCTGCGGGGAGAACAGCTGACGTTAAAGGCCGGGGACGGGACCCCGATCGATCTGGGGCATGTCGGTTATGTTACTGATATTGATCAGGGCCTGCTGGCAGAAGTCTGCCAGGCAGATGCGATTCCGGTCATTCCCTCGGTGGCGTTGGACGCATCCGGCCAGAAGTTGAATGTGAATGCAGACACGGCCGCCGCTGCCCTGGCCCGCATTCTCAAAGCAGAAAAGCTGGTCTTTCTGAGTGACGTTCCCGGGATTTTCCTGGATCGTCATGATCCGGGGACTCTGGTTTCTCATCTGGAGACAGAACGCTGTCGGGCACTGATTGAAGACGGCACCATCGATTCCGGCATGGTGCCCAAGGTCGACGCCGCCCTCGAGGCCCTGGCCAGTGGTGTAGGTAAGGTACACATCGTCGATGCCCGACTGCCCCATTCGATTCTGCTGGAAATCTATTCCGATAAAGGGATCGGCACGGAAATCGTCAAGTAG
- a CDS encoding ABC transporter ATP-binding protein — protein sequence MIEVREVTKIHQSGETEVHALRGVSCRFPGQTFSFILGPSGSGKSTLLYLMGALDTPTSGEIFVQNRSLATLSQSERDAYRRDKVGFVFQNFNLLKNLNALENVLAPYLPQGITSEQKERARELLKQVGLEQRITHRPNQLSGGEQQRVAIARALLKRPLLILADEPTGELDTSTGREIFECLREMSEQYKTTVVIVTHDERYIRETDHILRLRDGKIADVQAAESLSAETGT from the coding sequence ATGATCGAAGTGCGTGAGGTCACGAAAATTCATCAGAGTGGTGAAACCGAAGTGCACGCTCTGCGCGGCGTGAGTTGCCGGTTTCCCGGCCAGACGTTCTCTTTTATCCTGGGTCCATCCGGAAGTGGCAAGAGTACGCTGCTTTATCTGATGGGGGCACTCGATACTCCCACATCGGGTGAAATCTTCGTCCAGAATCGGTCTCTGGCAACGCTTTCCCAGAGTGAACGGGATGCTTACCGCCGGGATAAAGTGGGGTTTGTCTTCCAGAATTTCAACCTGCTCAAGAATCTGAATGCACTGGAGAATGTACTGGCCCCTTATCTGCCACAAGGGATCACCTCAGAACAGAAAGAACGGGCTCGGGAATTACTGAAACAGGTGGGGCTGGAACAGCGAATCACGCATCGCCCCAATCAGCTTTCCGGCGGGGAACAGCAGCGAGTGGCGATTGCCCGGGCATTACTAAAGCGGCCCCTGTTGATACTGGCTGACGAACCGACGGGCGAACTGGATACCAGTACCGGCAGGGAGATCTTCGAGTGCCTCAGGGAGATGAGCGAGCAGTACAAGACAACGGTGGTCATTGTGACTCATGACGAACGCTACATCAGGGAGACGGATCACATTCTCCGCCTCCGGGACGGTAAAATTGCTGATGTGCAGGCTGCAGAATCGCTGTCTGCAGAGACGGGAACATAA
- a CDS encoding ABC transporter permease — protein sequence MLKFALRNLLSRSLRSFLCLMGLTIAIAGMVGLFSIAGGLEETVSQTFGKISGIVAMQPGAPIPLFSRIPRKWGDEIKEIPGVAIVNPEIWSRVNIIDGKPVVSPPRFLFGTDLPTRTRLKHGIYRDAIYAGRFLDLSDQGKLNAVISRQIAEQHQKQVGDSIEVNGQDLTIIGLYETGSILLDVAIILDIEVVREITRFDPDSVSCFYIEQSGEVKNDPLVKSIKDQFRDRELASWQPASLALANRSSSNLLKDLMQAIDQGLKGNSPPASNQNESTTVSEKITTETAANDEAEPEKESPSALEVRAASDWGDRLETFTADLDIFLGLLTGIGVLIAMLSIINTMLMSVMERIVDFGILKANGWSNRDVMLLITAESSLLGVVGGILGGILGQIAIVIVNWKFADQVHLYASPGLLLFGVFFSTSLGILGGLYPAWWTTRMTPIDAIRRG from the coding sequence ATGCTGAAATTTGCCCTTCGAAATCTACTGAGCCGCTCACTGAGATCGTTTCTGTGTCTGATGGGGCTGACCATTGCTATCGCGGGGATGGTGGGGCTGTTCTCGATCGCCGGGGGGCTGGAAGAGACCGTTTCCCAGACATTCGGGAAGATCTCAGGGATTGTCGCCATGCAGCCGGGGGCGCCCATTCCCCTGTTCTCGCGGATTCCCCGCAAGTGGGGCGATGAGATTAAAGAGATTCCGGGAGTGGCAATCGTGAACCCCGAGATCTGGTCGAGAGTGAATATCATCGACGGAAAACCGGTTGTGAGTCCTCCCCGGTTTCTGTTTGGTACAGACCTGCCTACCCGCACCCGGCTCAAGCATGGCATCTACCGGGATGCGATCTATGCAGGGCGCTTCCTTGATCTGAGCGATCAGGGAAAACTCAATGCCGTCATCAGCCGCCAGATTGCCGAGCAGCACCAGAAGCAGGTCGGGGATTCCATCGAAGTGAATGGTCAGGATCTCACGATTATCGGGCTCTATGAAACAGGCTCCATTCTGCTGGATGTCGCCATCATTCTGGATATCGAGGTGGTACGGGAAATCACCCGCTTCGATCCGGACAGCGTCAGCTGTTTTTATATCGAACAGTCAGGCGAAGTGAAAAATGATCCACTGGTGAAGTCGATCAAAGACCAGTTCCGGGATCGCGAACTGGCTTCCTGGCAGCCAGCTTCTCTGGCATTGGCCAATCGTTCTTCGTCCAATCTCCTCAAAGATCTGATGCAGGCAATTGACCAGGGGCTGAAAGGAAATTCTCCGCCAGCATCAAATCAGAACGAATCGACAACAGTTTCAGAGAAAATCACAACTGAGACTGCGGCAAACGATGAGGCAGAGCCTGAGAAAGAATCTCCCAGTGCGCTCGAAGTACGGGCGGCGTCTGACTGGGGGGATCGCCTGGAAACCTTTACAGCGGATCTGGATATCTTCCTGGGTTTGCTCACTGGAATCGGGGTGTTGATCGCCATGTTGAGCATCATCAATACGATGCTGATGAGTGTGATGGAACGGATTGTCGATTTTGGAATCCTCAAAGCCAATGGCTGGTCAAACCGGGATGTGATGCTGTTGATTACAGCGGAAAGTTCTCTGCTGGGAGTTGTCGGGGGTATTCTGGGAGGCATCCTGGGACAGATCGCGATTGTGATTGTTAACTGGAAATTTGCGGATCAGGTCCATCTCTATGCCAGCCCGGGGTTGTTGCTGTTTGGGGTGTTTTTCAGTACCAGCCTGGGAATACTGGGAGGCCTGTATCCCGCCTGGTGGACCACGCGGATGACACCCATCGATGCGATTCGCCGAGGTTAA
- a CDS encoding DnaJ C-terminal domain-containing protein, translating into MNKRDYYDILGVSRSASADEIKKAYRKLSRKYHPDMAPDDKTADQKFKEVQEAYEVLRDEEKRKQYDQFGHAFQHAGQGGGGGGYYQSAGGAGPVDFEDLFGGGGIDLGDLFGGAFRGAKRAQPRPQKGESQRLQIEIPFHLAAVGGQHEISVQKAGKTERLTIKIPAGVDTGSVIRLSGQGGPGIHGGPAGDLLITIKVGTHPYFKRDGSNLLLEVPITLTEAALGAKVDVPTLSEGEVTVTIPAGTSSGTKLRLRGKGITDQKTKQPGDQICSIKIVAAKDLSDQEKELYEQLQQLKHDNPRSKVW; encoded by the coding sequence ATGAACAAACGCGATTATTACGATATTCTGGGAGTTTCCCGTAGCGCCTCCGCTGATGAAATCAAAAAAGCGTACCGAAAACTGTCCCGTAAATACCATCCCGACATGGCTCCGGATGATAAAACGGCTGATCAGAAATTCAAAGAAGTTCAGGAAGCGTACGAAGTCTTACGCGACGAGGAAAAACGAAAACAATACGACCAGTTCGGCCACGCCTTCCAGCACGCAGGGCAGGGTGGCGGGGGCGGAGGCTACTACCAGTCTGCAGGCGGCGCTGGTCCCGTTGATTTTGAAGATCTGTTTGGCGGTGGAGGGATCGATCTCGGAGACCTGTTTGGCGGCGCATTTCGCGGGGCCAAACGGGCACAACCTCGACCGCAAAAAGGAGAATCGCAGCGTCTGCAGATCGAGATTCCTTTCCATCTGGCGGCAGTTGGCGGACAACACGAGATCAGTGTGCAAAAAGCGGGCAAAACCGAACGTCTGACAATTAAAATTCCAGCCGGCGTCGATACTGGTTCTGTTATCAGGCTCAGCGGCCAGGGAGGTCCCGGGATTCATGGCGGCCCGGCAGGTGATCTATTGATAACAATCAAAGTAGGAACCCATCCCTATTTCAAGCGGGATGGCAGCAACCTGCTGCTGGAAGTTCCCATCACCCTTACCGAAGCCGCTCTGGGTGCGAAGGTCGATGTTCCGACGCTCTCCGAGGGGGAAGTCACCGTAACTATCCCTGCCGGCACTTCCAGTGGCACCAAGCTGCGATTACGTGGCAAAGGAATCACAGACCAGAAAACCAAACAGCCGGGAGATCAGATCTGCTCGATCAAAATTGTGGCTGCCAAAGACCTGAGCGATCAGGAAAAAGAGCTCTATGAACAACTGCAGCAACTGAAACACGACAATCCCCGCTCGAAAGTATGGTGA
- the rnpA gene encoding ribonuclease P protein component — translation MKQFGHPPANRIRSQQDFAAVYNARQRAGDQNLLLFAIRNQLDHSRLGVSVSRKNGNAIRRARKKRLLREAFRLVRHQMPSNLDIIAIPRPTEEGDLQAYQKSLLRLARKLDQRLPAPERL, via the coding sequence GTGAAACAGTTCGGGCACCCTCCAGCAAACCGGATTCGCAGCCAGCAGGATTTTGCGGCGGTCTATAACGCACGACAGCGGGCAGGAGACCAGAATCTGCTACTGTTCGCAATCCGCAACCAGCTCGATCACTCCCGTCTGGGTGTCAGTGTTTCCCGCAAAAACGGGAATGCTATCCGCAGAGCTCGAAAAAAAAGGCTGCTTCGAGAAGCGTTTCGCCTGGTCCGGCATCAAATGCCCTCGAACCTGGATATCATCGCGATCCCGCGTCCGACTGAAGAAGGGGATCTGCAAGCCTACCAGAAATCTCTGCTCCGCCTGGCCCGGAAACTGGATCAACGTCTGCCAGCACCAGAACGCCTATGA
- the yidD gene encoding membrane protein insertion efficiency factor YidD gives MRETLKRIGQFLYHLPATVLIGMVRLYQMTLSHLIGKQCRFHPTCSAYFIQAVKKYGAIRGSIKGVLRICRCHPFHPGGYDPP, from the coding sequence ATGAGAGAAACGCTAAAGAGAATCGGCCAATTCCTGTACCATCTGCCGGCGACAGTACTGATCGGAATGGTACGTTTATATCAGATGACCTTGAGTCACCTGATCGGGAAACAATGCCGTTTCCACCCGACCTGCAGCGCGTATTTCATTCAGGCGGTCAAGAAATATGGCGCCATCAGAGGCTCAATCAAAGGAGTCCTGCGAATCTGCCGCTGTCACCCCTTCCATCCAGGGGGGTATGATCCCCCCTGA
- a CDS encoding universal stress protein, with protein sequence MIDLKKILVPTDFSEFGEHALLYGCELAKRFGAELHLLNVVQDAVAMFPEPNMMGTSMNDLVADMQNLAEKQLEEMPGLAGTEDLKVVRKVCVGPAFLEIIRYAKQEDIDLIVIGTHGRTGLKHMLLGSVAEKVVRKAPCPVLTVSHPEHEFVMPT encoded by the coding sequence ATGATCGACCTGAAAAAGATACTCGTCCCCACCGACTTCAGTGAATTTGGAGAGCATGCCCTGCTCTATGGTTGCGAATTAGCAAAACGCTTTGGAGCGGAGCTCCACCTGCTGAACGTAGTACAGGATGCTGTCGCTATGTTTCCGGAGCCCAATATGATGGGAACATCCATGAATGACCTGGTGGCAGACATGCAGAATCTGGCAGAAAAGCAGCTGGAAGAAATGCCGGGGCTTGCGGGGACAGAAGATCTCAAAGTGGTCCGCAAAGTCTGCGTCGGCCCTGCTTTTCTGGAAATTATCAGATATGCCAAACAGGAAGACATCGATCTGATTGTCATCGGCACACATGGTCGGACCGGCCTCAAACACATGTTGCTGGGGAGTGTGGCAGAAAAAGTAGTCCGCAAGGCCCCCTGCCCGGTTCTGACCGTTTCCCACCCGGAACATGAATTTGTCATGCCGACTTAA
- a CDS encoding 2Fe-2S iron-sulfur cluster-binding protein produces the protein MPKLTVENVGEFDVEPGKRLVLALTDDAQIDQLHACGGAARCTTCRVEFIEGEPDKMTVAEKNTLEAREVTGCRLSCQILCDHDMTVRVISRLEGSGRADAGHRPHDEIEPQPVEWVEK, from the coding sequence ATGCCAAAACTGACTGTTGAAAATGTAGGAGAATTCGATGTGGAGCCAGGCAAACGTCTGGTTTTAGCTTTAACGGATGATGCCCAGATCGATCAATTACATGCCTGTGGAGGCGCAGCGCGCTGCACAACATGTCGAGTGGAATTCATCGAAGGCGAACCAGACAAAATGACGGTCGCCGAAAAAAACACACTGGAAGCCCGGGAAGTGACCGGCTGTCGGCTGAGCTGTCAGATCCTCTGCGATCACGATATGACAGTCCGTGTCATCAGTCGCCTGGAGGGGAGTGGACGTGCTGATGCAGGCCACCGGCCCCACGACGAAATTGAGCCTCAGCCCGTTGAATGGGTTGAGAAATAA
- a CDS encoding prenyltransferase/squalene oxidase repeat-containing protein, translated as MQKILFGMLLTVAVILCGTDTVSAKNRDPKYQKAVSNALEYLAREQRRQGYWEANGGQYRVAMTALAGNALLAEGSTTTRGKYAKNIQNAVDYLLEMSQPNGLIGYKNDYHYTYGHGYSMVFLSQVYGEEEDALRREELKKVLMKAVEFCAGAQTTRGGWGYVSAKDGNDFDEGSTCITQVQGLRACRNAGIPVDKKIIDRAKKYISDCTTQEGGVQYSIRGGGARPAITAAACAALFNAGEYDSDHLKNMLDYCKKNIWPGGSSNRYFGHWHYAHFYYAQVMYRGETKDWDKYIKDIGQQILRKQSASGAWMEGHVGPVYTTAINATILQLDKGYLPIYQK; from the coding sequence ATGCAAAAAATACTATTCGGCATGCTCTTAACAGTCGCTGTGATTCTGTGCGGCACGGATACCGTCTCAGCCAAAAACCGGGACCCCAAATATCAGAAGGCGGTTTCGAATGCACTGGAGTATCTGGCCCGCGAGCAGCGCAGACAGGGTTACTGGGAAGCCAATGGCGGCCAGTACCGCGTCGCGATGACAGCCCTGGCCGGAAATGCGCTGCTGGCAGAAGGTTCGACCACCACCCGAGGGAAGTACGCCAAGAACATCCAGAACGCAGTTGATTACCTGCTGGAGATGAGCCAGCCGAATGGGCTGATCGGTTACAAAAACGATTATCATTATACCTACGGACACGGTTATTCAATGGTCTTTCTTTCCCAGGTTTACGGGGAGGAAGAGGACGCGCTCCGCCGCGAAGAACTGAAGAAGGTTCTGATGAAAGCGGTCGAATTCTGTGCCGGTGCCCAGACGACCCGGGGTGGGTGGGGCTATGTTTCCGCCAAAGACGGAAATGACTTTGATGAAGGTTCAACCTGTATCACCCAGGTGCAGGGACTGCGAGCCTGCCGAAATGCCGGGATTCCCGTTGACAAAAAAATCATCGATCGGGCGAAGAAATATATCTCCGACTGTACCACTCAGGAGGGAGGTGTGCAGTACAGTATCCGCGGTGGGGGAGCCCGTCCTGCGATCACGGCTGCTGCCTGTGCCGCTCTGTTTAACGCGGGTGAATACGACTCCGACCACCTGAAAAACATGCTGGATTACTGCAAGAAAAACATCTGGCCGGGCGGTAGTTCAAATCGCTATTTCGGACACTGGCATTACGCTCATTTCTACTATGCTCAGGTCATGTATCGAGGCGAAACCAAGGATTGGGATAAATATATCAAGGATATCGGACAGCAGATACTGCGTAAGCAGTCTGCCTCCGGAGCCTGGATGGAGGGGCACGTCGGTCCCGTCTACACGACAGCCATCAATGCCACCATTCTGCAGCTCGATAAAGGGTATCTGCCCATCTACCAGAAATAG
- a CDS encoding histone deacetylase family protein has protein sequence MTVFYQSKTFLQHETGAHPENPQRLRAVMDEVAAEQIASLTVENDPAVKNGQEIERVHTAAYLKSVAYFCAEGGGRIETDTVVCPRSFEVARYAAGCAVKAVDQVVQGKVKRVFCAVRPPGHHALSNQAMGFCLINNIAVAARHAIVHHQLNRVLIVDWDVHHGNGTQDIFYEEDQVYFFSAHRHPFYPGTGMGEETGVGKGLGTIWNLPLAFGISREKYFQEFERMLLQAAEKCKPELVLISAGFDAHKDDPIGSLGLETEDFGRLTRLVAGVADQYCQGRIISLLEGGYNPQKLAESVVCHLKELGTAA, from the coding sequence ATGACAGTTTTTTATCAGAGCAAGACTTTTCTGCAGCATGAGACCGGTGCACATCCGGAAAATCCACAGCGTCTGCGGGCCGTGATGGACGAGGTGGCTGCGGAACAGATAGCCAGTCTGACCGTGGAGAATGATCCCGCTGTGAAAAACGGGCAGGAGATTGAACGAGTCCATACAGCAGCTTATCTGAAATCCGTAGCGTACTTTTGTGCTGAGGGAGGAGGACGGATTGAGACTGATACTGTGGTTTGTCCCCGATCTTTTGAGGTGGCACGCTATGCCGCAGGCTGTGCAGTGAAGGCGGTCGACCAGGTCGTACAGGGGAAAGTGAAACGTGTATTCTGTGCAGTCAGGCCGCCGGGACATCATGCGCTCTCGAACCAGGCCATGGGGTTTTGTCTGATCAATAATATTGCTGTGGCTGCCAGACATGCGATCGTGCATCATCAGTTAAACCGGGTCCTGATCGTGGACTGGGATGTGCACCATGGCAATGGAACACAGGACATCTTTTACGAAGAGGATCAGGTCTATTTCTTTTCAGCACACCGGCATCCCTTCTACCCCGGAACCGGAATGGGAGAGGAGACCGGAGTCGGTAAAGGTCTGGGGACGATCTGGAATCTCCCCCTGGCATTTGGGATTTCCCGGGAAAAATATTTCCAGGAATTCGAACGTATGTTGCTTCAGGCCGCTGAAAAATGTAAGCCGGAACTGGTACTGATCAGCGCCGGCTTTGATGCCCACAAAGACGATCCGATTGGTTCGCTGGGACTCGAAACCGAAGATTTCGGCAGGTTGACCCGACTGGTGGCAGGAGTGGCCGATCAATACTGTCAGGGACGCATCATCAGCCTGCTCGAGGGAGGCTACAATCCACAGAAACTGGCGGAATCAGTCGTCTGTCATCTCAAGGAACTCGGGACTGCTGCCTGA
- a CDS encoding HEAT repeat domain-containing protein, with product MRQSRCSYEALSVIEVPAARITGLFLLVVGLFISDSAMLCGQTAAPSNPPQANPDAKAQEKALNEYKPLMTEDEAVKFRKTKLRDFDEVLRGGKINGNADKKLIADGARYQLYLMTFKNDPNKPENPTDLKKLRANILRDIQFSGRVSGNFQARELYLEELTKLAPDLFDNHRLVRFSAVVLLSELDLKDEDRRKKTKRTAYTLAYAPLLKVLESETQPVEVKIVAANGLGRIGEMGEPSNALRVKIAEALIPQIKNSLKEHSWYQRSLIDALGSLGITDNLARQPVVVDALLNVMKDPKRTWGVRTAAAYNIGKLPLNARSDIKLITYSIVDLTRKMVNEYNKNNNARFWKRCFWNVYLAFKPLAPGMDNGLTQKKVNQTVVNDAYKQIIKPVATIVQPGNPPKIAADVTKSMDDWLKKNLPKNFRVAPVQAQPKNQQVAEGSK from the coding sequence GTGCGACAATCCAGATGCTCGTATGAGGCCTTATCAGTAATTGAAGTGCCAGCCGCCAGAATCACAGGGCTCTTTCTGCTGGTTGTCGGATTATTTATTTCAGACAGTGCAATGCTGTGCGGGCAGACTGCAGCACCATCCAATCCTCCCCAGGCGAACCCGGATGCGAAAGCGCAGGAAAAAGCACTCAACGAATACAAACCCCTGATGACAGAAGATGAAGCGGTCAAATTTCGCAAAACCAAATTACGCGATTTTGACGAAGTTCTCCGCGGCGGTAAAATCAACGGAAATGCGGACAAGAAACTGATCGCAGACGGTGCCCGCTACCAGCTGTACCTGATGACATTTAAAAATGATCCCAACAAGCCGGAAAATCCGACGGATCTGAAAAAACTGCGAGCCAATATCCTGCGTGATATCCAATTCTCGGGACGGGTCTCCGGTAACTTCCAGGCACGAGAGTTATATCTGGAAGAGCTCACCAAACTTGCCCCCGATCTGTTTGACAATCACCGTCTGGTCCGGTTCAGTGCCGTTGTCCTGTTGTCCGAACTTGACCTGAAAGATGAAGACCGCCGCAAGAAGACCAAGCGAACCGCTTATACCCTGGCTTATGCCCCACTGCTGAAAGTTTTGGAATCCGAAACTCAACCAGTAGAAGTGAAGATCGTTGCTGCCAACGGTCTGGGTCGGATTGGTGAGATGGGTGAGCCCAGCAATGCGCTGCGTGTCAAAATTGCCGAAGCACTCATCCCTCAGATCAAAAATTCATTGAAGGAACACTCCTGGTATCAGCGGAGCCTGATCGACGCTCTGGGCTCCCTGGGCATCACGGATAACCTGGCACGTCAGCCTGTAGTCGTTGATGCATTGCTGAATGTCATGAAAGACCCCAAACGGACCTGGGGAGTGCGAACTGCAGCGGCGTACAATATTGGCAAACTGCCGCTCAATGCCCGCTCTGATATCAAGCTGATCACTTACTCGATTGTTGACCTGACCCGCAAAATGGTCAATGAGTATAACAAGAACAATAATGCCCGCTTCTGGAAACGCTGTTTCTGGAATGTGTATCTGGCCTTCAAACCGCTGGCACCGGGAATGGATAACGGGTTGACTCAGAAAAAGGTCAATCAGACCGTCGTCAACGACGCTTACAAGCAGATCATCAAACCGGTGGCAACCATCGTTCAGCCAGGCAATCCTCCCAAGATTGCCGCGGACGTCACCAAATCGATGGATGACTGGCTGAAAAAGAACCTGCCTAAAAATTTCCGCGTGGCACCGGTTCAGGCCCAGCCCAAAAATCAGCAGGTTGCCGAAGGGTCAAAATAA
- a CDS encoding mandelate racemase/muconate lactonizing enzyme family protein, with protein MRAIQPVGENSPPDWRTSLGQILIAIDTDSGLTGYGVGGGGLSGIHVVRTVLRDLLLGQNPEHISRLWDEMYQSTLAFGRKGIAIMAISGVDLALWDLKGKAERLPVVSLLGGQPGQRIPTYRTVWKTEDLESIEPHAGYKLHLGKVAAPDQQDQMIRAIETARSLIGPDPLLMVDAWMKWNLESTVTISKAIVPFQVDWIEEPLSPDDLAGYAQLKELSAVPIAGGEHEFTAAAFSQLIDQKLHTVLQPDVCWCGGLTELIKIYKMANRAGLRVCPHRGAEIWALHAIAALDPQPLAETGRPWMTWVTGQPEIDSGLISVSDRPGWGLRFDEQSLNLIY; from the coding sequence GTGCGTGCGATACAACCCGTGGGAGAGAATTCGCCTCCCGACTGGCGAACCAGCCTGGGCCAGATTCTGATTGCCATAGATACCGACTCCGGACTTACAGGTTACGGTGTCGGGGGAGGCGGCCTGTCAGGTATCCATGTCGTCAGAACCGTATTGCGCGATCTTCTGCTGGGGCAAAATCCAGAACACATCTCCCGGCTCTGGGATGAAATGTACCAGTCCACGCTCGCTTTCGGCCGCAAAGGGATCGCCATCATGGCCATCAGCGGAGTCGATCTCGCGTTGTGGGATCTCAAAGGGAAAGCCGAGCGACTGCCTGTCGTTTCGCTGCTGGGAGGACAGCCGGGACAGAGAATTCCCACTTACCGCACCGTCTGGAAGACGGAAGACCTGGAGTCGATTGAACCTCATGCCGGTTACAAGTTGCACCTGGGGAAAGTAGCAGCCCCCGACCAGCAGGATCAGATGATCCGGGCAATTGAGACAGCTCGCTCTCTCATCGGTCCCGATCCCCTGTTGATGGTAGACGCCTGGATGAAATGGAATTTGGAATCGACGGTCACGATCTCCAAAGCAATTGTCCCCTTTCAAGTTGACTGGATCGAAGAGCCGCTCTCTCCCGACGATCTGGCAGGCTACGCACAACTGAAGGAACTGTCAGCAGTCCCGATTGCGGGAGGCGAACATGAATTCACAGCAGCAGCCTTCAGCCAGTTGATCGACCAGAAACTGCATACCGTCCTGCAACCCGATGTCTGCTGGTGCGGGGGTTTGACGGAATTAATCAAAATCTACAAAATGGCTAACAGAGCCGGCCTGCGCGTCTGTCCTCACCGGGGAGCGGAAATCTGGGCGCTGCACGCAATCGCAGCCCTGGACCCTCAACCTTTAGCCGAAACAGGCCGTCCCTGGATGACGTGGGTCACAGGCCAACCCGAAATCGACAGCGGGCTGATTTCTGTCTCTGACCGGCCCGGTTGGGGGCTGCGATTCGATGAACAGTCTCTCAATTTGATTTACTGA